A region from the Melanotaenia boesemani isolate fMelBoe1 chromosome 11, fMelBoe1.pri, whole genome shotgun sequence genome encodes:
- the nelfb gene encoding negative elongation factor B, which translates to MIKREAKMFAGLPELGISNGEDLKETLTNCTEPLKAIDQFQMENGILLPTLQSALPFLDLHGTPRLEFHQSVFDELREKLMERVAIIAEGKEEDRYKKLEELLEKSFPLVKMPSIQPVVMQVLKYLPKVPEKKLKMVMADKELYKVCAVEVKRQIWQDNQALFGDEVSPLLKQYIVEKESALFSSDLSILHNFFSPSPKTRRQGEVVLKLTQMIGKNVKLYDMVLQFLRTLFLRTRNVHYCTLRAELLMSLHDLDISEICSVDPCHKFTWCLDACIREKFVDGKRARELQGFLDGVKKGQEQVLGDLSMILCDPFACNTLVLSIMRNLQELLSQDALPRDSPDLMLLLRMLSLGQGAWDMIDSQVFKEPRLDLEVVTRFLPAMMSVVVDDHTFTVEQKLPSEEKSSLMYPTTLPDTFNRYLQDNRVACEMGLYYVLHIAKLRNKNALQRLLPALVETYNDMAFSDIFLHLLTGHLTLLSDEFGSEEFCSVVFDAFLLTSFSSKENVHRHTLRMLLHLHHKVLPSHLETLMKILEPPKQSSEPLKELYTQLTEKLEAQKKSPPPPDETPSLDLGLHPVAVTSTTTTTTSSSSTPTTPL; encoded by the exons ATGATTAAACGCGAAGCTAAGATGTTCGCGGGGCTTCCTGAGCTCGGGATATCTAACGGAGAGGATCTGAAAGAAACTCTCACCAACTGCACGGAGCCTCTGAAAGCTATAGACCAGTTTCAG ATGGAAAACGGCATCCTGCTGCCAACGCTCCAGTCCGCCCTTCCCTTCCTTGACCTCCACGGGACGCCTCGGCTGGAGTTCCACCAATCCGTCTTTGATGAGCTCCGGGAAAAGCTGATGGAGCGCGTTGCCATCATCGCAGAGGGAAAGGAAGAAGACAG GTACAAAAAGCTGGAAGAGCTGCTGGAGAAAAGCTTTCCACTGGTGAAAATGCCGTCCATCCAGCCGGTGGTGATGCAGGTGCTGAAGTATCTGCCCAAG GTACCAGAGAAGAAGCTGAAGATGGTGATGGCGGACAAGGAGCTGTACAAGGTGTGTGCTGTGGAGGTGAAACGGCAGATCTGGCAGGACAACCAGGCTCTGTTCGGGGACGAGGTGTCTCCGCTCCTGAAGCAGTACATTGTGGAGAAGGAATCAGCTCTGTTCAGCAGCGACCTTTCCATCCTTCACAATTTCTTCAGCCCTTCTCCGAAAACACGAAGACAAGGCGAG GTGGTTTTAAAACTGACCCAGATGATCGGGAAAAACGTGAAGCTGTACGACATGGTGCTGCAGTTCTTACGAACGCTCTTCCTGCGAACACGAAACGTGCACTACTGCACGCTGAGAGCCGAGCTGCTGATGTCGCTCCACGACCTGGACATCAGCGAGATCTGCTCCGTGGACCCCTGCCACAAG TTCACCTGGTGTTTGGACGCCTGCATTCGGGAGAAGTTTGTGGACGGGAAGCGAGCCAGAGAGCTGCAGGGGTTCCTGGATGGGGTGAAGAAGGGACAGGAGCAAGTGCTGGG GGACCTGTCCATGATCCTGTGTGACCCGTTCGCCTGCAACACCCTGGTCCTCAGTATAATGAGGAACCTGCAAGAGCTGCTGAGTCAGGACGCTTTGCCCAGA GACAGTCCGGacctgatgctgctgctgaggatGCTGTCTCTGGGTCAGGGAGCGTGGGACATGATTGACAGCCAGGTCTTCAAAGAGCCTCGTCTG GATTTGGAGGTGGTGACCCGCTTCCTGCCGGCGATGATGTCGGTGGTTGTTGACGATCACACTTTCACCGTGGAGCAGAAGCTTCCCAGCGAAGAGAAGAGCTCGCTGATGTACCCCACCACCCTGCCAGACACCTTCAACAG atacctgcaggacaacagAGTGGCCTGTGAGATGGGTCTCTACTACGTCCTCCACATCGCCAAGCTGAGGAACAAGAACGCCTTACAGAGGCTGCTGCCTGCTCTGG TGGAGACCTACAACGACATGGCCTTCAGCGacatcttcctccacctgctgacGGGGCACCTCACCCTTCTGTCTGATGAGTTTGGATCAGAGGAGTTTTGTTCGGTTGTGTTCGATGCTTTTCTTCTAACTTCGTTTTCCAG TAAGGAAAACGTCCACAGACACACCCTCCGCATGCTGCTGCACCTCCACCACAAAGTGCTGCCGTCACACCTGGAAACACTGATGAAAATTCTTGAACCTCCAAAACAG AGCAGCGAGCCGCTGAAGGAGCTCTACACCCAGCTGACGGAGAAGCTGGAGGCGCAGAAGAAGAGCCCACCACCACCGGACGAGACGCCATCTCTGGATCTGGGACTGCATCCAGTAGCCGTTAccagcaccaccaccaccaccacctcctcctcctccacgcCAACCACGCCTCTCTGA
- the LOC121648664 gene encoding ectonucleoside triphosphate diphosphohydrolase 2-like, with amino-acid sequence MGLRSQAVCSVLLLVLALVGILLVVLPTKQMETPPDNMYGIVLDAGSSHTSMYVYKWPADKQNGTGIVTQHSECDVKGPGISSYAGKHGGAAKSLEACLDKAKEVIPKSRHHQTPLCLGATAGMRLLEIENASESQRVLKEVEKKLRSYPFLFKEATILSGQAEGTYGWITVNYLLDNLVKYGFVGRWLNPGRDTIGALDLGGASTQITFVTPEKVEAKSNEMVLKLFGQTYRLYTQSFLCYGQDQFLRKLLARLIQAQGLGTKQISHPCFPRNFSTSIRLGEDVFNSPCTAAYRPAQFDPDMDVMVVGTGDYQKCLDNVKMMFSFSNCSYSKCSFNGVFQPSVTGNFMAFSAFYFTQTYITLLTNITITSPKRTTEAIQLICNMTMSELIEKTKQPEKFMKNVCAVSNFVQVLLIQGYRFDEVSLPSIAFKKKAGDASVGWALGYMLNVTNAVPAESLGVMKALPFGTWTGILILFIMIIFWSLGYLIMIYLNTKTRVKQDMV; translated from the exons ATGGGTCTCCGGAGCCAAGCCGTCTGCTCCgttctgctgctggtcctgGCTCTGGTCGGGATTCTGCTGGTGGTCCTTCCTACAAAGCAGATGGAGACGCCTCCGGACAACATG TATGGCATCGTTCTGGATGCAGGGTCATCTCACACCTCCATGTACGTCTACAAATGGCCGGCTGATAAGCAAAATGGAACAGGCATCGTCACCCAGCACAGCGAGTGTGACGTAAAGG GTCCAGGGATCTCCAGCTATGCAGGCAAACATGGTGGTGCAGCAAAGAGTCTGGAAGCCTGTCTGGACAAAGCCAAAGAAGTCATTCCCAAATCCCGACACCACCAAACTCCGCTCTGCTTGGGTGCCACTGCAGGAATGAGACTCCTGGA GATAGAGAACGCCTCAGAGTCTCAGAGAGTACTGAAGGAAGTGGAAAAGAAACTCCGGTCCTATCCTTTCCTCTTTAAAGAGGCGACCATCCTGAGTGGGCAGGCAGAGGGGACGTATGGCTGGATCACAGTCAACTACCTCCTGGACAACTTGGTCAAG TACGGTTTTGTAGGACGGTGGCTGAATCCGGGCAGAGACACAATCGGAGCTTTGGATTTGGGTGGAGCTTCTACTCAGATTACTTTTGTGACCCCTGAAAAGGTGGAGGCCAAAAGTAATGAGATGGTGCTGAAACTTTTTGGACAAACCTACAGACTCTACACCCAGAGCTTCCTGTGCTACGGCCAAGACCAGTTTCTCAGGAAGCTGTTGGCTCGTCTCATCCAG GCTCAGGGTTTGGGGACCAAACAAATATCTCATCCCTGCTTTCCCAGAAACTTCAGTACATCTATCAGGCTGGGGGAGGATGTTTTTAACTCTCCGTGCACCGCAGCATACAGACCAGCCCAGTTTGACCCTGACATGGACGTGATGGTGGTGGGAACAGGAGATTATCAGAAGTGTCTGGACAATGTGAAGATGATGTTCTCCTTCAGCAACTGTTCCTACTCAAAGTGCTCCTTTAATGGCGTCTTTCAGCCGAGCGTGACGGGAAATTTCATG gcCTTCTCTGCTTTCTATTTCACTCAAACCTACATCACCCTCCTCACCAACATCACCATCACATCTCCTAAGAGAACAACGGAGGCAATCCAGCTCATCTGCAACATGACCATGTCTGAG TTGATAGAAAAGACCAAACAGCCGGAGAAGTTCATGAAGAATGTCTGCGCCGTATCTAATTTTGTCCAGGTCCTCTTAATTCAAGGCTACCGTTTCGATGAGGTTTCCCTGCCATCCATCGCTTTCAAGAAAAAG GCGGGAGACGCCTCTGTAGGCTGGGCTTTGGGATACATGCTGAATGTGACCAATGCTGTGCCGGCGGAGAGTCTTGGAGTGATGAAGGCGCTGCCATTCGGAACCTGGACTGGCATCCTCATTCTCTTTATCATGATAATCTTCTGGTCTCTGGGTTACCTGATAATGATTTATCTAAACACAAAAACCCGAGTGAAACAGGACATGGTGTGA